The stretch of DNA AAATCAAGGCCTTTGTTTCTCGGAACCTCCATTTCTTGCAAAAGCACCATGGGAAGAATACTTTCCCACCTTTATAGAGTGCTTTGAGACCTCTGGATGAAACAGGTGCCAAGTACTATTGCACACGTAAAGTTATAAATCAAAGCCAATATTCACATTTTGGAGTTTTGGTCCAACTTTGTTTAATATGAATACaaactgatttgcccaaggcaaAGCTTTGTCCAAGTATATTAGGCATGACAGACTTTAACAAAATTAGCTTTCTCTTCTGTCTGCATATTACAAAATAACCCATCCTCTaacccacacacacagagaagaagGCAACATCAGCTTGTGGGCCTTCACATGAATCTGCAATTATACATAGCCTCAGACTGGTCCTAACCTAGGTACACTTTTGCTAGGAGGTATAAACACAATGAAGCATTTCCATATAACCATATTAGCAACAACTGAAGACATCAGATATGAGCTTTTTTTGAACTGCCCCATTAGGTTTTCTAGTTTGGTTACTGGCAGAAGACCAACATCATTTTGGCATTACTGAATGTAAAGAGACCGGACAGTAAGAACAAGTCCTCCCTAGCACTTCCTCCTTCTCTCAAGGAGTTAGGTGCACCATCTTATTACACAAGAAGTTTTAAGCTTTTTTGTGTCTTAAACGAGGTTGTTAGGAATTTCAGTAGCTTTCAGCTGATGCTATAAATCTCCTAACAAGTCTATTATTCTTTGTTTCAATTAAATCAGAAAGATGTTAGCTACTGATTAACTACTTACTAGTTACACATACACAGCAGAGATATGTAGTAACTACTAAATTTTATGTACAAGATCACAAGTAATAATTGCCTTTATTTAAGGCATCTCATAAACAGAATATGCATTATATGTTTTACTCAGAAGTTAACATTTAATCACACTGTGTAAGCTTCAAGAGTACTCAGACATATACTGGACAGGAAAACAAAGTATCTGGTTGTGTTATTACTTCAAACACAGAAGTTAGCTATTAGCTAAATATGGCAAAGAAGTTTTTGAGCCTTATACTTTTGAACTATTATCTGTctccacattttttattttaaaagaactggatGAGGAAGATAGTGCTTCAAAGTTTAATACTTAAAATTAGATCTCATATTAAATATACTCACATAGAAAAGCTGTCAAATGCTACAATCAGGTAATTCCTtcttcttgtttgctttttttttttaggcctgTCCTAAAATAAACTACTGTAAACATATGCACGTTGAATATTTAGGAAATGCCTCTCTATGTACTTGTGTTCAATTAGAGAAAGATTATTCAAAAAGTAAAGTGGAAATTTATGCTGGATAGTAAGGGTTTGCAGAGTTGAATCCTAGCTGAAGTGCTCTTTTGAAGGCAATCAGCCTCTTTGCATGAGCAAATACAGGATTTTACACAACTTCTCAATAGCACTCTCCAAAGTGCTGTTAGTGAGAAAACAGCCATGTGACTCATACCTTTCGTGGTGTATTTGTCCAGGCCAGATGACAAAAGTGAGAATCCACAGATACAGCAACGACCTCACAGTTCACATCACGAAATTCATTAGCTTTGTCACTGAAAGCCACAATTTCTGTCGGGCATACAAAAGTGCTGGGTGGGAAGAGAAGGGTAGTAAATAAAAGAAAGTAAGTAAGTTGTAATTATTCCAGATCTAAGCTTCAcaaagaagttttaaaagaatGAGGAAACACTGGTTTCCAGGCACAAAACACATTGCTGTATTACTTATGTAGCATGTTTTACAGTTTTGTTTCATCACTGATTCAAGTTTTCAAGTAGCTGAATCAGTTTCAACAAGTCTCAGAAAAACAGCAATTGCAGTTAAATAGTACACTGATTTTTTGTGTCTACATTTTCAACAAGCAAGACATTTTCATGAGTTCTCATTCTGCTAGCTCTTAGTGAACAGATTTTGCAGAAAAGTTCTACATTCGAGGAACGTGGATGGAGGGACTGAAAATGGAATCCTCTCCCAGCTACCCCACCAGCAGAGCCACTCCACAGCTATTATTGTGGGCTCAGGACTTCATGTGAGTTGCAACCCACAACTCCCATTCTGAACAGTTTTTGTTTACTGGAGCCGCTTAATCACAGATCTACCAGCTTTGCCATAGCCCACCCCTAAGTAAACCCCTTCATGGTGACTCAGAGCTCCAAGGCGCACAGGCAGAGGAGTTCTCTGCAACCAGGATCCCCCAATACAGTGGAGCCAATTCTGTTCTGAAGCACTGGAGGCCCTCCAGAGGCAACAGGATTTGTTCCCAGATTTACACTCAAAATGAGCCAACAGAACTATTGTTGCAGTATGAAACTATCTCCTCCCCGACGGTTATCATTCACACTCTAGAAACAGACATGCTTTCTGCTTGACAAGGATACCCAGGAcaaggtcaaatgaaatgttggtAGAGATAGAAACCCACAACATGCTGTTTCTGTGTGATTGAGCAGGAGTCtagataatatttttttttaaaaatgttacactCACAAATCCAAAGGGTAGAAGAAAAGTACCAGATATTTTCCCTTAAAGTCATCTAGGCTCAATTCTTTGAACTCTCCATTGATAACAGCTGTTCCTTTAAAATATGGGGCATGTTGGGTAACGGCAGGAACAAACCTTGAAGAACCTAGAAAGAATGAATCATACtgtatgtcagtggttctcaaccatacTCAGAGGAGTCttcctgggggtacatcaactcatctagatatttgcctagttttacaataggctacataaaaagcactagcaaaaaagtcagtacaaactaaaattttatagacaatgatttgtttatactactgtgtatactatacactgaaatgtaagtacaatatttatattccaattgatttattttataattatatagtaaaaatgagaaagtaagcaatttttcagtaatagtgtgctgtgacacttgtatttttatgtctgattgtgcaagtttttaagtgaggtgaaacttgggggtacacaagacaaatcagactcttgaaaggggtaaagtagtctggaaaggttgagagccactgctgtatgTAACGGACACACATACTTTTAAACTATTAAATAAGTTAATCAACCAGAGTAGTATATAGGAATGCCTGACAATTTTGAATCAACTTTCATTTAATGGCTCAAAATCCACCATATTGTAGTAGCAATATATTTATTTGTGCTCATCATATTATGTTAggaattttttttgcctttttatgtTATAGtaatgggaggggggggaggttaCATGTTTGAGAAACAAAGATACTCAGTGTACAAACGTGACATTTTAGAAGTGTATGCTTTCCAACTCAATCCTGTAAAGAGAAAAACTTTAGTCACTTTGCCTGCATATTATCCAGACAAAGATCAACATTTCACAACTGTGaaattgcagatttttttttgcagatttGTAAGGGACATTACCATTCCAAGAGTATACAGTCCAACCCTGCCCTGCTCATAGTCTCCAGCAAGAGGTCACCTTTTTAGACCACCAGTTCAGCATCCCCACATCAGATTAGGATGAAGGGCTACTTTACAAGTGAAGAAGTTAGAGAGAGAGACGGAAACCGGAGGGGAATGGATTTTGCAGGCGTGTGATTGATCCACAAGCCCCAGGGATCTGCTCCGAGCTACACTGTAACCCCTGCGGCTGTTCAGTCCCACCCACGTGGGAGCCCCAGCAAAAGCACCCGCTTGCCCGCCATGCGCTAGGGCGGCTGACTCTTCTTGGCGAGGCGACTCTGACTTACTGGTGCTGAAATGGAGCCGGGGAAGGGGCAGTTCTGCCTGAGCCGTGCACTTCCTcccggcggcggcagcagcagcaggaggaacagGGGGCCGCAGGGCAGCCGCACAGGCCCCCCAGGAGAAGGGAGTTGCTCGGGCTACCTGGAAGGAGAGAGGGCAGAGATTCGGCAcgtgcaggagcggggggggctCAAGGGGCCGGCCGGGAGCATGCAGCGTGcacgggctggggggagccccgtGCCCCCAGGATTGGGGGCGGGGTGACCTACCCATCCCGGAGCCCTGCAACGAAAGGGGCTCAGTGCACCAGAAACTGGCCACCCGGCCCCCGAGCGCCCTGCAGCCAGGGGGCCCCACGTGCCCGACAGAGCGGGGGCCGCTGGCCTGCGCCGGGCTGGGGCGGGAGCGGAGCCCACACACTCACCGAGGGCCTCAGCAACCTTCGCAGGGCAGCAGCCATCTTCGGGGCGGCTGAGTGATAGGCGGGCCCGGCCGGCGGCGCTGCAAAGccgggagcggggcggggccgccGCGCAGGGGGCGGAACCGGCCTGGCTACCGCTGCGGGGCGGGCTGGCAGAGCCGGGCTGTGTGAATCAGGTCGCCCAGGGCGGCAGGTTTCTCAGAGAGCGATGGGGAGAGAGCCCGGCTGGTCAGAGCTTAGCGGGTCGGCCCTtggctccctgcagtgcccctggGCGCCACCCACCCGCCCCGCACCCTGAGATGCGCCAAGTCTGGGAACCACCCACCCCGCACCCTGAGTCTAAACTTAGTAGGAGGATCCACCTGCCCAGCTCTTACTCACAGGGGATCCACCAGCACCTATCTCCCTTTCCCCTGCACGCTGAGAAAGCCCAAATGCAACCCCTACCATGGGGAGAGGCACCTTACTGCACCCTGGGGAAGACTGAGCCCTACTGCATCCTGGTTTCACCCATCCCAAACTCGCCCAGGGAATCCAGCTCCTCTTCATGCTGTTGAAGGCCTGAACCTACCCCACATCTAATGCCCCATCCTGGGGGGAAAGCCTGAATTTGACCCTTCCACCCTAACTCCCCCGTGCTGCAAAGAAACCATTGATTCAACCACACCACATCCTGGACAAGACCTAAACCCAGTCACTACACCCCACCTCAAGTTGGCCACCCTTGCTGTATGGAAAACCTGGACTGCCACCGCTCCCTGCCTCGGAAAATCCACACTTGCCAAACCTGGGTGGGAAGGCAGTTCAGATCATAAGGAAAGAGGAATGAAAGAAGACCTGAGAGTGGGAAGAGGGTACAAAAGGGACACAAAAATATGATGTGGTGACTGCTGTGACTCAGCTCtccttggggagaagggagggattaTAGTACTGTGGCTAAATTAGGCCAAATTAGGCCAGGCCACATGTGGCTAAATTAGGCCAGGCCTAGTAATAAGAGAGAAGCCTCCAGAGATCTAAAGGGGGAGTTTGCTTGTGGCCTGCCTGCTGGGTGGCAAAGGCAAAGAGGAGGAAAAGCTCAGAAAAGGCTGATTGAGGGCTTTAGCTAGCCTAAATTATCCCACACAGACCTTAGAAGGAGCACTGTGGGATTCCTGACCCAAGGAAGGAAAACCCACTTGAGTTATCAGCACACATCCCAGAAACAGGGCTGTGAGATGCCTCACATAAGGGGAAGAGCTGCTGGGAAGCATCAGATACACTCCAGAAAAAGGGCTCTGGGACTCCTGGCTCAAAGAGGGAAAACTACCTACCTGAAGTATTGCACAGGTCCAGAAGGAGGGTTGTGGAAATCCTGAATCGAGAGGGAACAAAAGTTGGACTCGAAGTACTAAAAACGAATTTGATATGCTGTAAGAGATCTAATAAATGAAACCTCACAAAGGGGAGATCATGGTTGAAGGGTTCTGGCCTTGAAATAATTTCTTGTAAGAACCAAGGAGGAACTAAGGGAACAATACCTGCAGGGGCAGATTGTGCCACAAAGGGATGGCTGCCTGTCACAGTTGGGCTTCCTAAAATGTTCCGTATACTATTTATTATCACTGTATTCCCAAATATTTAAGGCACTCTGACACTAAGGGCTGTAATAAAACCTAGACAGAAATTActccttcccaccctctcccccatgcaCCCCAGACAGGTACTCACAGCCCAAATTGTGAGTGCTTCTCTGGGGGAAGGATATGGTCTTGTTTTTTTAGTAATATATGGTGATGTGAGTGTTCTGCTCATTAGACCCTCTTTAGTTAGCCTCTGTTACATATGCGGGGAAGTTGTACGGGAAAGAAATTCTAGTAAGGGGCTGACAATCATCACAATTCGCTACCTGCTATAGCTGCGAAAATAGCACATgcaggaagatgataaaataatgGGTGGGTTAGGTGGCCAATATAGTCACCTGTAATCAGGGGTGAAActaacttaagggacttactgATACACAGGGCGGCTGATGTCCTGAGAAAGGGGTGggacctcaggtggaagggggcggggctggagccagactcccccagccaacCCTTCAGCGTGGcccggcagcaatttaaagggctcgggcTCCTGGCCGCTGCCACTACCCCGGAgctccagcagcgatttaaagggcctgggctctggcagcagcagcagccaggagccccaggccctttaaatcaccgccagagccccatGGTAGCggctgccgggagccccaggcccttttaaattgcaggGCCCCGGGGAAGCTGCCCCTTGCTGGTACGGTTGGCCATGTACCGGCTCTTACCGGTACACCATaatgtaccggcttactttcaccccgCCTGTAATATGGGCTTTTTCACCATCAACCTGCACTTTAAAACTCCATATTACATTAGATTTAAACAACAGTAAAATATGGCCtcttgtgatggggtgtgtgacgggttgccccccttAGAATaccacctgatgtactgagataccactgagctagcctgggcaccctttttacctgtcttgcagagccaggctattaagcctccttcagcacacacacaggcagggctacACCCAACTGAAGAACAAAATAGACAttgagatcagttctgggaaggctcagcttaagggacttgccccagcactcaggtgtccgCCTCCGTTAGAATGCAGACCtaaagatatattatgaaatccgcctcctccctcaatgtggaggaagatatacactgcctcttacccccccccccctccaattgtGAATTATACAAACAggattatattataaacaagaagtaagttcattaactacaaaaagtgaattttaagtgaatataaaagatagaacaaagcagattactgagcaaataaaaaaatatgcaatctaagctcaatatacttaagaaacggGTTACAAAATTTAATTTCTCACTCTAAATATTTTCACAGGTAGATTAtagaaagtcttgaaaggcagctgcactggCCTGAAGCTGGAGATTTCAGGTATTTCCACTCACAGACTGGACACTCTCCTAGCCTGGGTTCCATTCAACCCTTCTCCTctcagttcagttcttgcttcccgGTGTCTTTCAGtatctctttgggtggggaggcagaggagaaccataatgatgtcactcccctgccttatatagctcttgtgtatagcgggggaaccctttgtctcccagtggaaGACAACTGGCATTCCAAGGGAtgggtccagtaccaggtgattcAGACCCATGTCtttgcagggctgtggcagccattactCGTAGGCTGTCTGGAGCgcccacaggaagactaagctctttcacagtccattgtctttgctaatgggccattagcCCTGTCTGGTTTTTCcatgttgtacctgaagggctagttgggggtgacacccaaagtaacacatttgaaatacagatacatagtcaatattcctaacttcagatacagaaatgatacaggcacacaaattggataatcacattcagtaaatcataacctttccaatgatatcttacatgagccatcttgcatacagtatatctcagttatgtcatatccatcttagaagcatattttcataaagaatatggagtgaaacatcacAGGGTGTATATCCCACACTGGCACAGAAAGGGTTAACTGGATCTAGAGTGCAGTTAGTGAATATGGTGGTAACCGAAGGGTGGGCCGGGTCCAATTTAGTAGTAGGCCCAGTCGTGGAGAGTCTGCAAGGCTGAATTAAAGATGAGTCCCAGCTAGAAGGGAGCTGAGTTCCTAATAAAAGAAGGACTTGAGGACACTAAGAAGGTGGTTTAGGGGGAGAGCAGTTTTGGGGACTTTCTCTGGAGGAGGATCTTTTAGCAAAGGTGTAGGAGAGAGTTGTGAGCTCATGGGCTGAGCCTTGACAAAAGGGTAAGGTTGTAAGGAGGTAGCCTAGGGTATTGGGTTTCCAGAGAAAAGAGTAATAAAACACAGTCATAGGAGAGGTAAAAAGGAGCTAGGCCTCCATGGGAAAAAAAACTGTAGGAGGTATTGCTTGGTACAGGGGCTAGAAAGAACTCTGCAGAGGTGTGAgcctgggagggggctgaggaaaaGGGCCTAGGCCCTAGACAGGCTTAGGTAGGAAGTAGGCTAGAGAAGTAGTTACGTTTGAGGAACTGACCATAGCTGCTTGTTACAGGATCCCTGTACTGGAACTTAGGGCCCTGGGTTCCCCTATGCCAAGAAAGGTAGGGTGAAAGCTCCCTGATGTTGAGTGTGTAATGTAAGGAGTCTAGAGCTGGGCCAAAGACCTGGTGTAAGGCCACTGAACTATTGTTTTGTGGGACTTTGTTACCCAGATGGGGGGTGGATCTGAGAATGTGCCCTAGTTGGAAGGCTGAGTTGCAAGAAGGAGCAGACAGggctggaacagctgtcaagAGGAGGTACCAGAGGAGGGGAAGATGCTGTTATGCTCTGCAGTGGTTGGTGAGTTGCTCTTCTACAGCCTCTAAAAAGCTCTAGGTGTCCTAATGATTAAACTTAAAATCATAGCAGCTGTTCACCTAACTGAAAAAACACCATATATACAAATAACTTGTTAACTAGCATTAGACTGGTAGGAGGGGAAACTCTCTTCTGTTGATTTTCCTCTTGAGAGAATGCAGGTATTAGAAATGATGCTGGTCTGAGGGTCCTGGATTGAGAGATTCaggtccccactccccccccccccccaaaaaaaagcacTGCTAGACTGAGGGGCAAGGGGGAGTTGTAAGGTAAATAATTCTATTGACTTTGACttcaaggccttgtctacactggagacTTGTCCCACTTCTAGTCATTGGAGGCCACCTTGATGGTAATCAGAATGTATGTGTTTTGGGGGTATTTTTAAGGCTCAGTGTCTCAACCTGCTAGTCTAGAAACACTTTGATGAACCAGTACAATATTTTCAGGACCAGTAAGTTTTTTCCAAGCACTTGGCCTGGATCAATAATCAGAAATAACTACACCAACTTGTATGGGGATTTTCTACAGTTAAAAGCAGTAGAGAGCTATGTATGGGTGGGAAACTTGGGGTTAGCTGAATTTTCTCCTTTGATGTTTGATGCATCTCTCTGCTTCCCACCCATCCTGTTTCTCGCCTCACTTTCTTGTAAAACATGCCTTTCTTTCTATCCTCCTATTCTGGTGCTGTCTAGATTACAAAATCAAAATTGACTGTCTGGGTACCTCATATGCGGTACAGTAGTCCATTGATGCTGTTAAAACACACTCCCATCTTGCAGTGTGGACAGAGCTTAACCATGTTTTAAACATATCCTCAAAGATGGcattcttcttcctccttccccgtTGTATCTTCCCCAAATTCTGCCTCTTTGGTTTTCATGTATAGGAGTCCTATTTCTAATTATTTCAGTATATTTAAAAGGTTTCACATTATTTTTATTGCCTCTAATTCAAGGttctgatttaaatcaatatttgCTGGTAAAAAGGTACTAAAATTAAGGTATTTAAAgctccatatattttttttttcaaatgtggccTAGATTACTGTTCTGCTGGCTTTCGGCTCTTGTGCTTCACTTTGCAAGTTTGACACCAGGGTACACGATGTGGTTGACATCTGAGATcctaggagagagagaaatgtctgAGAAACAGTTCTCTGATCAGAAAGTCCCACAACTGATAGTGGGTAGGCAGACTACTGGCCCCAGGTAGAGCCTCACTTACTTCAGTGGGCATGGTAGTCCACCTACATATTATCAATTGCGGGACTGAGGCCTTCGAGCCTGATGCAAACCCCACTTAAGTCAAAGGGAGACTTCCCATTGACTGTCTGCaagggactttggatcaggcattTGGGCCTAATCAGACAAGATGCTGAGCCAAGTGATGTagtgggcactggactgggacttgggctCTGGTACTAGCCTGCTAGGTGACCATTAGCAAATATCTAccctttatctccattttacagatggggaaatggaggcacagaatgATACTTGcctccttttgtaaagcacttcaagaTCTCTTGATGAAAATCACTATATGATTCTGTGAGAGTTGAGGGTTTAAAGCACCTTAGCATCTTAAAGGATCACCAGCAGTGAACAAACTATTTCCACACTCCAAATTTGATAGATCCCtaaaggaaagggagagggaCAGGAGCAagggctcttcccccacccccccttcccatcTCCCACTGCCGTGGTGAGGCTAACGTCTGACTTCTTGCTGATTCCGATGTGGCCACTTTCTGAATAACAACtccatttttattgttgtttcctTCTGGCTGTCTTCTTGACAGTCAGTGCACTCAAAGTACTTAAATTGCTATTAGTCACTTCTCTGCTTCAAGATAACATGATCACACAAGGGATTTAGAAACCGTGGGAGAAGTTACATGGACCTGCAAATTCCATATTTCATAGAtgtaaaccaaaacaaagagatgGGTTGGCAGTCATTCATGTTGAGGATGTGCTGCATCACCCCAGTGCTGTTGCTATGTGGCAGCCTCTCTCCTTATGCAAAGGACTCGGTAAACATTATATGGTACACTGTctgcaaaggctgttgcataggCCAGCCTAGTCTCAACCTACTGCTATGGAACATCAGTGGGAGCTCATGGGGGGTTCAGCAATTTGCAGGGCTGGACCTAACTCAATTTCAAACATAGGCCAGCTTAGAGATGATGATGAATggacttgagagagagagagagagtgtgtgtgtgtaagagtgtAATGTTTCCTCCAGATAACATAGGCAAAGGCTTCTCTGGCATCTGGTAAGCATGGTGCCTTATCCTGACACTTTCAGTGTACAGTAATCAGGCCAGGAGGCCGCTGTTCTAGAGGCAGGCTAAAGTTGGGTGTTGCTGCAGCATTCATGGCTCTAGACCTGTGAGCCCACTCTGCTGATGACTCATCTGTTATAATGGCTCATAGCGCTCTGCTTAGCTGCCCTCCTTTTATTATTACAGTGATACATTTGTG from Emys orbicularis isolate rEmyOrb1 chromosome 7, rEmyOrb1.hap1, whole genome shotgun sequence encodes:
- the PRDX3 gene encoding thioredoxin-dependent peroxide reductase, mitochondrial, with amino-acid sequence MAAALRRLLRPSVARATPFSWGACAAALRPPVPPAAAAAAGRKCTAQAELPLPRLHFSTSSSRFVPAVTQHAPYFKGTAVINGEFKELSLDDFKGKYLVLFFYPLDFTFVCPTEIVAFSDKANEFRDVNCEVVAVSVDSHFCHLAWTNTPRKSGGLGHMNIPLLSDLTKQISRDYGVLLEGPGLALRGLFIIDPNGVIKHLSINDLPVGRSVEETLRLVKAFQYVETHGEVCPANWTPESPTIKPSPEASKEYFEKVHK